The Budorcas taxicolor isolate Tak-1 chromosome 2, Takin1.1, whole genome shotgun sequence genome window below encodes:
- the CDIPT gene encoding CDP-diacylglycerol--inositol 3-phosphatidyltransferase, whose product MASENIFLFVPNLIGYARILFAIISFYFMPCCPLTASSFYLLSGLLDALDGHAARVLNQGTRFGAMLDMLTDRCSTMCLLVNLALLYPRATLLFQLSMSLDVASHWLHLHSSVVRGSESHKMIDLSGNPVLRIYYTSRPALFTLCAGNELFYCLLYLFNFSEGPSVGSVGLFRMGLWITAPIALLKSLISVIHLITAARNMAALDAADRAKRK is encoded by the exons ATGGCAAGCGAAAATATCTTCCTGTTTGTGCCTAACCTCATCG GTTATGCTCGGATTCTCTTCGCCATCATTTCTTTCTACTTCATGCCCTGCTGCCCCCTCACGGCCTCCTCCTTTTACCTGCTCAGCGGACTTCTGGACGCTTTGGATGGACACGCTGCTCGAGTCCTTAATCAAG GGACCCGGTTTGGGGCCATGCTGGACATGCTGACAGACCGGTGCTCCACGATGTGTCTGCTGGTCAACCTGGCCCTGCTGTACCCTCGCGCCACCCTTCTGTTCCAGCTCAGCATGAGCTTGGATGTGGCCAGCCACTGGCTGCACCTCCACAG TTCTGTGGTCCGAGGCAGTGAAAGTCACAAGATGATCGACCTGTCTGGAAACCCCGTGCTTCGCATCTACTACACCTCCAGA CCTGCTCTGTTCACCCTGTGTGCTGGAAACGAGCTCTTCTATTGCCTCCTCTACCTGTTTAATTTCTCCGAGGGACCTTCAG TTGGCTCGGTGGGTCTTTTCCGAATGGGCCTCTGGATCACTGCCCCTATCGCCCTGCTCAAGTCTCTCATCAGCGTTATCCACCTGATCACAGCTGCCCGCAACATGGCTGCCCTGGACGCGGCAGATCGGGCCAAGAGGAAGTGA
- the LOC128043807 gene encoding putative protein T-ENOL isoform X2, translating into MSSTLARNEEKKGSRPSQPTTPATSLGCNLKVSRSEEFLTQISTELTDEALFVAAYHMNPVPIKEKQTQDRGTQISKHAPTETVPAQRHISCHPLARRELSLAT; encoded by the exons ATGTCATCCACTCTTGCCAGGAATGAGGAGAAAAAGGGCAGCCGGCCATCccaacccacaacccctgcaacCTCACTGGGCTGCAATCTG aaggtttctcGCTCTGAGGAATTCCTGACACAGATCAGCACGGAACTCACTGACGAGGCCTTGTTTGTTGCTGCCTACCACATGAATCCTGTGCCCATCAAGGAAAAACAGACACAAGACCGAGGGACTCAGATATCCAAACATG CTCCGACAGAAACCGTACCTGCACAAAGGCACATCTCCTGCCATCCCCTCGCAAGAAG GGAGCTCTCCCTAGCAACTTGA
- the LOC128043807 gene encoding putative protein T-ENOL isoform X1 translates to MSSTLARNEEKKGSRPSQPTTPATSLGCNLKVSRSEEFLTQISTELTDEALFVAAYHMNPVPIKEKQTQDRGTQISKHVFFTKTRGTDTRSDRNRTCTKAHLLPSPRKKGALPSNLTSGE, encoded by the exons ATGTCATCCACTCTTGCCAGGAATGAGGAGAAAAAGGGCAGCCGGCCATCccaacccacaacccctgcaacCTCACTGGGCTGCAATCTG aaggtttctcGCTCTGAGGAATTCCTGACACAGATCAGCACGGAACTCACTGACGAGGCCTTGTTTGTTGCTGCCTACCACATGAATCCTGTGCCCATCAAGGAAAAACAGACACAAGACCGAGGGACTCAGATATCCAAACATG TGTTCTTCACCAAGACCCGAGGCACTGATACCCG CTCCGACAGAAACCGTACCTGCACAAAGGCACATCTCCTGCCATCCCCTCGCAAGAAG GGAGCTCTCCCTAGCAACTTGACGTCTGGAGAATGA
- the SEZ6L2 gene encoding seizure 6-like protein 2: MGTPRAQHPPPLQLLFLFLLSCPWIQGLPLKEEEALPEPGSETPTVASEALAELLHGALLRKGPEIGYLPGSDPDPTLATPPVGQTIIAAPFLPRATEPGTGPLTTAVTPKGGRGAGPTAPELLTPPPGTTAPPLPGPASPGPPLGPEGGEEETTTTIITTTTVTTTVTSPVLCNNNISEGEGHVESPDLGSAASRTLGLLDCTYSIHVYPGYGIEIQVQMLNLSREEELLVLAGGGSPGLAPRLLANSSMLGEGQVLRSPTNRLLLHFQSPRVPRGTGFRIHYQAYLLSCGFPPQPAHGDVSVTDLHPGGTAAFHCDSGYQLQGEETLVCLNGTRPAWSSEPPSCVASCGGTIHNATLGRIVSPEPGGAAGPNLTCRWVIEAAEGRRLHLHFERVSLDEDNDRLMVRSGGSPLSPVIYDSDMDDVPERGLISDAQSLYVELLSETPANPLLLSLRFEAFEEDRCFAPFLAHGNVTTTDPEYRPGALATFSCLPGYALEPPGPPNVIECVDPTEPHWNDTEPACKAMCGGELSEPAGVVLSPDWPQSYSPGQDCVWGLHVQEEKRILLQVEILNVREGDMLTLFDGDGPSARVLAQLRGPQPRRRLLSSGSDLTLQFQAPPGPPNPGLGQGFVLHFKEVPRNDTCPELPPPEWGWRTASHGDLIRGTVLTYQCEPGYELLGSDILTCQWDLSWSAAPPACQKIMTCADPGEITNGHRTTSDAGFPVGSHVQYRCLPGYSLEGAAVLTCYSRDTGTPKWSDRVPKCALKYEPCLNPGVPENGYQTLYKHHYQAGESLRFFCYEGFELIGEVTITCVPGHPSQWTSQPPLCKVAFEELLDNRKLEVTQTTDPSRQLEGGNLALAILLPLGLVIVLGSGVYIYYTKLQGKSLFGFSGSHSYSPITVESDFSNPLYEAGDTREYEVSI; this comes from the exons ATGGGGACTCCCAGGGCCCAGCATCCGCCGCCTCTCCAGCTGCTGTTCCTGTTTCTGCTGAGCTGTCCCTGGATTCAGG GTCTGcccctgaaggaggaggaggcattGCCGGAACCTGGAAGTGAGACCCCCACAGTAGCCTCTGAGGCCTTGGCGGAGCTGCTCCATGGGGCCCTGCTGAGGAAGGGCCCAGAGATTGGATACCTGCCGG GATCTGATCCAGACCCCACACTAGCAACCCCTCCAGTCGGCCAGACTATTATTGCAGCACCCTTTCTGCCTCGGGCCACTGAGCCGGGCACAGGGCCTCTGACAACCGCCGTAACCCCTAAAGGGGGTAGGGGGGCAGGCCCCACCGCGCCAGAGCTGCTGACCCCGCCCCCAGGAACcacagccccgccccttcccggTCCCGCCTCTCCAGGCCCACCCTTGGGGCccgagggaggagaagaggagaccACGACCACCATTATCACCACGACAACTGTCACCACAACAGTGACCAGCCCAG TTCTGTGTAATAACAACATCTCCGAAGGCGAAGGGCACGTTGAATCCCCAGATTTAGGGAGCGCAGCCAGCCGCACCTTGGGGCTCCTGGACTGCACGTACAGTATACATGTCTACCCTGGCTACGGCATTGAGATCCAG GTGCAGATGCTGAACCTGTCTCGGGAGGAGGAACTTCtggtgctggctggtggggggtCTCCAGGTCTGGCCCCCCGACTCCTGGCTAACTCCTCTATGCTGGGTGAAGGACAGGTCCTTCGGAGTCCCACCAACCGGCTGCTCCTGCACTTTCAGAGCCCACGGGTCCCCAGGGGTACTGGCTTCAGGATCCACTATCAGG CCTACCTCTTGAGCTGCGGCTTCCCTCCCCAGCCAGCCCATGGGGACGTGAGTGTGACAGACCTTCACCCTGGAGGCACTGCTGCTTTCCACTGTGATTCGGGCTACCAGCTGCAGGGAGAGGAGACCCTCGTCTGCCTCAATGGCACCCGGCCAGCCTGGAGCAGTGAGCCCCCCAGCTGCGTGG CATCCTGTGGGGGCACCATCCACAATGCTACTCTTGGCCGCATCGTGTCCCCTGAGCCCGGGGGAGCTGCAGGACCCAACCTCACCTGCCGCTGGGTCATTGAAGCAGCCGAGGGACGCCGGCTGCACCTGCACTTCGAGAGAGTCTCGCTGGATGAGGACAATGACCG GCTGATGGTACGCTCAGGGGGCAGTCCCCTCTCACCAGTGATCTATGACTCGGACATGGATGATGTCCCAGAGCGGGGTCTCATCAGTGACGCCCAATCCCTCTATGTGGAGCTGCTTTCAGAGACACCTGCCAATCCCCTGCTGCTAAGCCTCCGATTTGAAG CCTTTGAGGAAGATCGCTGCTTCGCCCCCTTCCTGGCACATGGCAACGTCACCACCACGGACCCTGAGTACCGCCCAGGGGCACTGGCCACCTTCTCGTGCCTCCCAGGATATGCCCTGGAGCCCCCTGGCCCCCCCAATGTCATCGAATGTGTGGATCCTACAGAACCCCACTGGAATGACACGGAGCCAGCGTGCAAGG CCATGTGTGGAGGGGAGCTGTCAGAGCCAGCTGGTGTGGTGCTCTCTCCGGATTGGCCCCAGAGCTATAGCCCTGGCCAAGACTGTGTGTGGGGTCTGCATGTCCAGGAAGAGAAACGCATCTTGCTCCAAGTTGAGAT CTTGAATGTGCGCGAAGGGGATATGCTGACGCTGTTCGATGGGGACGGTCCAAGTGCACGAGTCCTGGCCCAGCTGAGAGGGCCTCAACCGCGCCGCCgcctcctctcctctgggtccGACCTCACGCTGCAGTTCCAGGCACCGCCCGGACCCCCCAACCCGGGCCTGGGCCAGGGTTTCGTGTTGCACTTCAAAG AAGTCCCGAGGAACGACACGTGCCCCGAGCTGCCGCCTCCGGAGTGGGGCTGGAGGACGGCCTCCCACGGGGACCTGATCCGGGGCACTGTGCTTACTTATCAATGCGAGCCTGGTTATGAGCTGCTCGGCTCCGACATTCTCACCTGCCAATGGGACCTGTCCTGGAGCGCAGCGCCGCCCGCCTGCCAAAAAA TCATGACTTGTGCAGACCCGGGTGAGATCACCAATGGGCACCGCACCACCTCTGATGCTGGCTTCCCGGTTGGCTCCCATGTCCAGTACCGCTGTCTGCCCGGGTACAGCCTGGAGGGGGCGGCCGTGCTCACCTGCTACAGCCGGGACACGGGCACGCCCAAGTGGAGCGACCGGGTCCCCAAGTGCGCCT TGAAGTACGAGCCGTGCCTGAACCCTGGGGTGCCAGAGAATGGCTACCAGACACTATACAAGCATCACTACCAGGCTGGCGAGTCTCTGCGCTTCTTCTGCTATGAGGGCTTTGAGCTCATCGGCGAGGTCACCATCACCTGTGTGCCCGGCCACCCCTCCCAGTGGACCAGCCAGCCTCCACTCTGCAAAG TGGCCTTTGAGGAGCTCCTGGACAACCGAAAACTGGAAG tGACCCAGACCACTGACCCGTCACGGCAGCTAGAGGGTGGGAACCTCGCCTTGGCCATTCTGCTGCCCCTGGGCTTGGTCATCGTCCTCGGGAGTGGTGTTTACATATACTACACCAA GCTACAGGGAAAATCCCTCTTCGGCTTCTCGGGCTCCCATTCCTACAGCCCCATCACGGTGGAGTCAGACTTCAGCAATCCACTGTATGAAGCTGGG GATACACGCGAGTATGAAGTATCCATCTGA
- the ASPHD1 gene encoding aspartate beta-hydroxylase domain-containing protein 1, whose product MWRGSSTGGSQGAAMEGTGGELGGQGNWGLKDGPGLLARASLPIMPAWPLPLASSALTLLLGALTSLFLWYCYRLGSQDMQALGAGSRAGAVGGRPGGCSEAGRPSPGRSGESREGPRTEGLMSRRLRAYARRYSWAGMGRVRRAAQGAPSPGGGPGVLGIQRPGLLFLPDLPSSPFVPREAQRHDVELLESSFPAILRDFGAVSWDFSGTTPPPRGWSPPLAPGCYQLLLYQAGRCQPSNCRRCPGAYRALRGLRSFMSANTFGNAGFSVLLPGARLDGRCGPTNARVRCHLGLKIPPGCELVVGGEPQCWAEGHCLLVDDSFLYTVAHNGSPEDGPRVVFIVDLWHPNVAGAERQALDFVFAPDP is encoded by the exons ATGTGGCGAGGAAGCAGCACAGGGGGTAGCCAGGGAGCAGCCATGGAGGGAACCGGTGGAGAACTGGGGGGACAGGGGAACTGGGGTCTGAAGGATGGCCCAGGCCTCTTGGCcagggcctccctgcccatcatgcCTGCATGGCCATTGCCTCTGGCCTCTTCTGCCCTTACCCTGCTCCTTGGAGCCCTCACTTCCCTTTTCCTCTGGTATTGCTACCGCCTGGGCTCCCAAGACATGCAGGCCCTGGGGGCTGGAAGTCGGGCTGGGGCTGTTGGTGGTAGGCCTGGAGGGTGCTCTGAAGCGGGCAGGCCAAGTCCAGGCCGCTCTGGAGAGTCCAGAGAAGGACCCAGGACGGAAGGCCTAATGAGCCGTCGCCTTCGGGCCTATGCCAGGCGCTACTCTTGGGCAGGGATGGGTAGGGTGAGGCGGGCAGCTCAGGGTGCCCCCAGCCCAGGGGGAGGGCCAGGGGTCCTGGGCATCCAGCGCCCAGGCCTGCTTTTCCTGCCAGACTTGCCCTCTTCCCCCTTCGTGCCCCGGGAGGCCCAGAGGCACGATGTGGAGCTCCTGGAGAGCAGCTTCCCAGCTATCCTGCGGGACTTTGGGGCTGTGAGCTGGGACTTCTCAGGGACGACTCCTCCGCCTCGGGGCTGgtccccacccctggcccctggGTGCTACCAGCTCCTGCTATACCAAGCAGGCCGCTGCCAACCCAGCAACTGCCGCCGGTGCCCAGGGGCCTATCGGGCACTGAGGGGGCTGCGAAGCTTTATGAGTGCCAACACCTTCGGCAATGCTGGCTTCTCCGTCCTCCTGCCTGGCGCCCGGCTTGATGGCCGCTGTGGGCCCACTAATGCCCGCGTCAGATGTCATCTGG GCCTGAAGATTCCCCCTGGTTGTGAGCTGGTGGTCGGGGGAGAGCCCCAGTGCTGGGCTGAGGGACACTGTCTTCTGGTGGATGACTCCTTCCTATACACAGTGGCTCATAATG GCTCTCCCGAAGATGGGCCTCGAGTGGTCTTCATCGTGGACCTCTGGCATCCCAATGTGGCTGGGGCCGAACGCCAGGCTCTCGACTTTGTCTTCGCACCAGACCCTTGA